A window from Gossypium raimondii isolate GPD5lz chromosome 7, ASM2569854v1, whole genome shotgun sequence encodes these proteins:
- the LOC105802940 gene encoding F-box protein SNE yields MVQTHHCEDHETVGENKEKRPKFFINDHVDILIEILKRLDGRSLCVAASVCRLWCTIARNDSLWENLCFRHVSPPPSSVRSVVLALGGYKRLYTGCVRPVRSRLGRMRKASWAGDEVQLSLSLFCVDYYERLGGSNSNGRLVGESSPSSLMFLCKPVNV; encoded by the coding sequence ATGGTGCAAACCCACCACTGTGAAGACCACGAGACAGTCGGAGAGAACAAGGAAAAAAGACCCAAGTTCTTTATCAATGACCACGTAGACATCCTCATAGAAATCCTCAAACGGCTCGACGGCCGTTCCCTTTGCGTCGCCGCCAGCGTCTGCCGTCTCTGGTGCACCATTGCTCGCAATGACTCCCTCTGGGAAAACCTCTGCTTCCGCCACGTGTCTCCTCCACCTTCCAGCGTCCGTTCCGTGGTTCTTGCCCTGGGCGGCTACAAACGCCTCTACACGGGTTGCGTGAGACCGGTGCGGAGCCGACTTGGACGAATGAGGAAAGCCTCCTGGGCTGGCGACGAGGTCCAGCTCTCGTTGTCTTTGTTTTGCGTTGATTATTACGAAAGGCTTGGTGGAAGTAATAGCAACGGGAGGCTCGTCGGGGAATCGTCACCATCGTCGCTAATGTTCCTTTGCAAGCCTGTTAACGTTTGA